DNA from Lonchura striata isolate bLonStr1 chromosome 5, bLonStr1.mat, whole genome shotgun sequence:
GAAACACATATTTACTGGCACTCACAGCTTATCAAGTAACTGCTGCAGGTTAAAACCAGACTTCCTTTAGCTCCTCCTTGAATTTCAAAACCCTTACAGCTGGTTGCAGAGAAGTACCTGTTTGCTTTCCATTAAGCAAAGCAACATGGTGCAGACTGGTATCTGGCTCAAATGTGGATAACCTGGAGATGTACAGTAAAACTTGCCTTAAACCAAACTGATAAGACAGGTTTTTTCTTATCTCCTCCCTGTCTTCCTGCTTCCACTCTCTCTTCTGTGTCCATACCATGGCCCTGTGATAGTTTGAGTAGGGCTTGGTTTTATGCTACATCATCTCCCAGGGTTGTTAGATTGCTTCTCTTGGCACAGATGGGCAGTTGAGAAACCTTGCTGTGGGGACAGAAGAGAAAGTGAGCTAGAGACAGCAGAATCGTGCCTTAACCTCTTTTTGTCTAAAGTTACCTGTGGAGGATTATGTTGTACTGTTGGTTCTGGCTAGTGAAAAAAGCTCACCTTTTGCACTGTGTAATGCAGCCCTCCATGTTTAGGTAACCCACAGGGATAGTCGTCTTCAATAAAATGgatataaaattaattgatgGATGATAGGTACATCCATATGGATAGGAGAAGGCTGCTGTTCACTTGCTACCTTCACTTGTGTTTTGAAGTCTACCCTCCAGCGATCTTGCAGCCATAGAAAAACCAGTTCCAGGCTCCAGGTGTCAAGGTTCTGCTGCCTTCCTTAATgggaatttgggtttttaaaagaaTTGTGACTGAAACTACACATGGCTTGTTTCTGCACTTGGTGCTGGTTCAGTGACTTGTTACACAGTCAAAGAGTAGCTCCAAGGCCTCCTGCATAGGCTGTGTTCCCATACATAGTATAAGTGTTCTTTGCCTGGATATTGCTCTCTTCCTGCCATTTTCACTGTCTCTGTACTAGCTATGTGTCCAATAGTGTATGTTCCCTCAGTCGTCCTGTCCCAAGCTTTATGAGTATTTAGTATGTTTAATCTTTTCTCATATGTCTGGTATTTCTTTGCACACTTTCTAGTCAAAGTATCTTATTTTCAAGGCAGGAGTCTGCTAAAGATTGTACAGCAGTGCTTTTATGTTTTGCTATTGTTCCTTTCCCAGTAATCTCTCTTATTCTTCTTGCTTTCTGACTGCTATTGAACACTAAGCTGATAAAATTGgtggtttgctttctctttcctATGTGCCAACAGCTTTGCATCCCTCTTCCTGCGCAGTTAAATTTCTTTATACTTGTGCATTGCTATGTTTACTTATGGCTGTTGCATCTAACCTACACAATTATTGCCATCCACTCAGGATTTAATGTCCTTTTGTGGTCAGCTTTCCTTTATACGACACTGAATAATCTAGCATAGATAATAACCTCCTTTACTGTTTTGCTCTCATcattttttgtacatttttctctttatcccCTGACAGTATCTGGCTGGCCAGTTGTTGCTGATTGCTGCTACATGCAGCTGCTTGTCACCCTTTATCTCTTTCATGCTAAAAGAATATGCAAGGCACTAAGTTTCTTGCAGGTTAAGAGCACAGACAACTTGGAAAGACTTCAAAGATGCATCCTTCTGTTAGCCAACAGGATGAATCTTCCTGTCACAGTGTAAAAATACAACTTCAGGTGCATCAATCCTGAAAGAGAGATCTGCCAGCAAATAACTTCAGACTGCATTATCCTGTTTTTTTGGCTGGGGGTTGTGACTCTGTTTTCTGAACTTCTGGAAACATTTGTTGCTCAGTCACTTTAACTGGATCTCAAGGATGCACACTTTTTCTCATGTTTCTTCCTTGGCTCTCCCCAGAAGCCCAGCACTTGACTTTCTTCCTTGCTTGCTACTTTGTAGTATGACAAGGCAGATAATGAATTGGCTTTGAAAATAACCCCTCTCTTTTGTCAGTTCTGGTCCTCAGTGACTGTTGAATCCATTTAATGGCACAAACCCACCCACAGCCTTTGGAGAGGTCACACAAACATTggactggcacagggtgggTCATTTGAACAAGGAATGGAGACCAGGACCTTTCCCTGGTAACTTCCAGTATTAAGTCAGGCTTACAAAGCCTCATCTTCAGTTGTATGAAGAGGATGATATAGCAGGAAATTAGACTTTGTTGAGGGAAGGGGCAGTGCCCCTTTTGGCAGAATTATGGACTGATGGCAAATTGAAGGAGATACTGCACCAAGGTGCAGGTTATGCTTTGGGACAGGTAATGTTGATTCATTGAGTCCTAATTGTAAAAATAACTTGCTGaggacagccagagctggacaGAAGGGTCGGATTTGAGATGTTCTTTTAGTTCTTTTTTAAAAGGTCAGATAAGGAAAATTTTGCTTAAGTACATATAGGagaattcttttctttttcaagagaAGAGTATTGATTTTGAGCATAGTGGTCATGCTTCATAAAAGCAGTAGACAGCCTTCAGTCTTCTTGTGGGCCTGACTCATACTCCGGACTGTGAGGTCTCTTTTAAGATCTTGTGTGCTGAAGTCATACACTGCAATTTCTTGTGCAATGTTAGTTTCTCTGTGTTTCTGCATCTAACCAGTCCTCAACCTGGTGTTTTTCACTATTGCATACATGTCTGGGATTATACCACTGGCTATTCACTTCAGTATTTCTAGGACGTGGCATTCACTGTACATTTAATGGAATATGTTCCTGTGGtacctttattttatttgtatccAAATAGgtcaagaaaaattaaatgcacaCTATGAACTGTTTAACCATTGAATTATTCAGACACTTTTGTCAAGCAGACAGAGTAAATACAGACTGAAATAAGTCTGGCtatcctttattttcttaaccTGCTATACATTTTTGTTGAAGGGCAGAATACTTTGGCCACACAGTAAGGTAAACtaataaaaactgaaatataGGCTGTGTTGATCAGTGAATTGGCTCCAAAATGTAGTTTCAGTGCTGTTGcttcttcattaaaataattaatgtttttttttttcacttctgtgAACAGCACATTTTTCAGCCTgttttttttacatgttttctccctcttctgCCAGAACGGAGTCATGTCTGGACTGATGCAAATGCTGCTTCTGAAGGTTTCTGCTCATATCACAGAACAGCTGGGAATGGCCCCAGGAGGAGAATTCAGGGAGGCTTTCAAAGAGGTGCGAACTTGAAATGGCTTTTCTGAGGTCAGATTACTGGCCTTTTGCTTCCAGAGTTGAACTCAATAAAACCCTTTAGTTATTGCCTAGAAAAGAGCACTCTGGCCATACCTCTGCTGAAGCCAATGAATAGTAAAAATCATGTTTGACTTCAGACTGTACCTTAAGGTACAAACATTTGTAGACATAAGTGGTTGGAAAGCAATTCAAAAAAAGGCTTTAAATAAGGCTTTTTCCTGATGATATTTGTGAAgacatttgttttcattaataatttcgcttcttttaaataattgtttttgAATTCTGAATATTGATCTTGGTCCCACTGTTGGTGGCATCAGGATTTCAGGTTGTGAAAACCAGCTCTAAAGGATTAAGGAGATCTGACACCTTCCATTCATCTACAAAGACTGGGGAAGTGAAATATCTGACTGGTCTGTTAGTCCTATATAGTCTTTTAATGTCACCTTTTGTACTACTGCCAGTAGTGATACTGAATTAAATAGTGGCTGTGTTTTGCACTACTCTTTTTTGTCTGGGAATACTGGGACACTATTTTCTGTGTAAGCATCCATCTTGCAGAATGTATCTTGCTATTTTTATGTAAATTATGTACTAGTAAAGAAATCCAAGACACATTGCTGATAAACAATCTGGAATAATTTGGCTATATTTATccttaataaaaagaaaacttcttcaaggtttattttcttgagCATTCTTGACCAGAATGAAACATTTTAAGTGTTTCCCATTTTaagtgggaaagaaaaactACTAGCTCTGTCCTGTTCTAAAGCAATTACTGGAAATTTTTAAACAACTAAGcacagaaaagaattttctagaaATTCTGTACTGTGCTAAAATTTGTCAGTGTGAGCTACAGCCAAGTCTGACATTATCACATGATATCTGGCATCAGTTATTGTCTCATAAGCTCtttctttaatatattttaccATGACCAACTGTAAGGTTGATGATCCTGTCAAATCCTAGGTGAAAGCAAAATGATGGCAGTTGGTTCACCTCAGACTTTATTCAGGCCCACATAGACGCTGAGCCCCATTGTCACCTTACGTAGTAATAATCAGAAGCTTTGTGCTTCTGTACAAGTAACCTCGAGGGTGTGGCATTGCAATTTAATGGTTTTACTGTAATATCTACTGCATTTTATAGTGGATTTATTCCTTTATGAAGTAATCCAGTAGTATATTGTAAATTCTATTTACTGcaaagccaaaatattttttttgttgaagtATGACACTACTTGCTCTTCTTTAAGATACCTTGTATAACACAGTAAATCCTTAACGTTCCTTAATAAGAATGTGCTGTGCTGCAGTATGAAATGTTGAGTAGTTATTTGTATCTTCTTTTTCAGGCCAGTAAAGTACCTTTCTGTAAATTCCACCTCGGTGACCGGCCCATCCCTGTTACATTTAAGAGAGCAATTGCTGCACTTTCCTTCTGGCAAAAAGTCAAGCTTGCTTGGGGCCTTTGCTTCTTATCTGACCCCATCAGGTATGAATCAGCACACCACATATTTTATGTTTGGGATGGATTATTCAATTCTTCAGTTTGACTTTAGTATGAGGGTACCCAGCCTGATACAATGAAATATGAATGAAGGATGAATATACAACTATCCTGCAATAATACgtatttttgaagtgaaagCTGTCTTTCTGATCTTGTGTCAGGCCTTCCTTTGTCTTTCAGTGCATTCCTTCCAGATGAAGTGTAAGATTTGGTGTTGAAGAATTCCTGGTatactttaaaaatgtctttaaattattatttcattatttttgtgcAGAATATCTTTCCCACTACTGTGTGTGGATATTGTAAATACAAGAGGGTAAAGGCCTCAGTACAATAATTTGTATATTCTTGAGTTCCATATCCAGCCATCAACATGAGATTCCATGGAGAATGGAGTAAAAATTCAACATCAAAATTGTCAGTCTGTTGAtgtttctgtgtctgtgttgaaAGCTAGCATTTCTCTTTTAGCTTGCCCTGATGTTTGTAGTCTTCTTTTCATCTTGGAAACTAAAGGAAGCCTGTTTGACACCATTCTTTAATAgacagtgatgtcacacagataaTTTCATTGTGACAGGCTACAACCCACAACTAGGGGTGCTAACAGAAGGGTTTATAGCACCTATGAAAAGAGTAAAAGCTCATTAAACTTACTTCTGCAGTTCTTATTTGGCATTTCCTGcccattttctatttttctgttctgcaaATTGGTTTATAACTTTGACATCCCTGCTAAAGACCTGTGATTGACACTAGGAACCTGCAAGTCTTTGTCCATGCCCTCAGACTGTGCATTACAGTGTGCCTTTTTGGTTCCTTAAGCAGAGTCTCTGTGTGTTCAGATCTGCTTCCTCAGAAGAGCTATGTGTAGGCTCTTCTAAGCTTATTAATGCACACTGAAAATGGGGCACCATGGTAACTCCTGCCTTTGAAGCCCTAGTGCTTTTGCTGAGTTGAGTTGTCAGCTTTTACAGTGGGAAAGGAGAAAATCTAGTTGAACTGGCTAAAGGCAAGTGacctcttttctttccctttccttcactGCAGAGGCATTGTTAGGTATCAAGTTCAACAGGTTTATGgagattattttccttctggAGAGGAAAACTGGGGAAGAGAACTGTAGACTGTTCAGGTGTAATGCCCAATTGTTTTGAGCCATTAGTTTGTTTGTGTTGACCTTTAAAAGTGTAACAGTTACTGAGAAAACCTACCTTTCTTTCAGTAAAGATGATGTGGAGAAATGCAAACAGAAGGATTTACTGGAACAGATGATGGCAGAAATGATTGGAGAATTCCCTGATCTTCATCGAACGATTGTCTCTGAACGAGATATTTACTTGACCTACATGCTGAAGCAAGCAGCAAAGCAGATAGAACTACCTCGAGCTTCAGAAAGTAAttgttttaaagcagagacTATAACCAGCAAGATGTTCTTTGTGTACTGGTCCAAAGTTCAGTTCTCAGGAAATCTGGGATGTTCTGTTCATGAATGCTACATGTCACATAAGATACAATGCTTAAAGAAATTAAGAAGGGATATTACTCCTCTGTTAAAACAACCTAGAGCAGTAAACTCTAAATTATGTTTCTTTTCTCATTGTGTTGTTCAGAACTGTTAAGTACTAATTAGCCAGAAAGCTATTTCAAAAGGCAGGGATCTGGTATGACAGCACAGTATGGGACAGTCATCTATCTTGCTTGCCCTGTTGTCCCACCAAATTCATTGTTGTCACTGGCTGCTGAAGGATTCATTTCTTGATAAGTTAATTCTCTGATTTCAGTACTCTTCATAGACTTTTTTTATAATTACAAATTGGGCTGCTAGGAACTTTGATCTGGCAGTAATAATCATATGTGACTGCTGTTTCAGCAAGGTATAGGCATATAGAAAAATAGTATTTGTCTAATCTTTGAAGTATTCTGCTGCCATATGTAATCAACATGCCCTTCCTATAGATAAGCATACTGAAGTATGTTACCTCTTACTTAATATCTTAAGAAGATAGTGTTTGTCATCACTGTAGTGCAGATCTGTTGTAGTTGCAGTTCTGCTTTAGAGTAATTCTAGAACagactgagaaaaagaaaatttagaaaaaaactgtTTGGTAAATATGTATGATAATTCAAGTGTTTTCAATacaattttattccattttgaAGTAGGCTGCTCTTCACatgtttactttttttctggaaaaatcaAGGGTGaatatttaaagcaaaacagtgtaaattgtattttatatttatgtatcATGTAGAATCTTCCACATAGGAAGGCAGCCTGATTATTATTCCTTAGAAAATTTTTCTGAGTTAGTTTTACTATGGCATGGTGCTGTATTTTTCAGTGGGGAAAACTTCCAGAAACCACATTTTGGATGTTGTGAAATACGGGTGGTAGATGGGAGGTGAGGGTGAGAGCTGGCACATGTTGCATTGGTCTGATGGTTGCTGGCTAACTGGCCTGGGTTTGCTGTTGCTGAGGCCAGGTCTCTAACAGTGAGCTTTAGAGAGCAGGTGTGATCTCAAGCATTGTTCTCAGATTGTGAGCCCAAATCTTGGTACACTTTGTGTGCCAGGTGCCACTGTGCAAAGTGGTGGAGAAAGTTCTCTGTTCAGGAGCTGGCAAAGAGCAGGAGTGTTCCTCataagcagcacagaaacatgACCTACACAGAAAAGAAGTTAATTTAGCTTGCTGAGCCTGTCATCCTGAGGCTGAAGTATTAGCACCGCCAGGtctatttattaaataaatgatTCCTGAAAATCTGGAAACCATGCTGATTTTTTCTGACTTTCAATGAAAGAGGCAGTAGGTGAGATCAGTATGCAACAACAGGGTTTCAGTATGTGGTAGTAAAAGCCCCTGTATCTTGGAAAAATCAATTTTGTAGTCTCACAGATTGGCTATTATTTATAGCTTGAAATTAGTTCTTTTACAGATATGTTCCTTTCTCTTCATTCTCTTTTCTTAGATGAACCTAGAAAATATATCCCATCTGTTGTAGTTGGTGTTGTTGGCATGGGTCACGTACCTGGGATTGAAAAGAACTGGAATTCTGACTTAAAGATCCAGGAAATAATGAGGTAACAGTTGTGCTTTACTACATGTTGCTGTAACAGCTTCTTTTGCTAAAAAACAGCAGTATCTTTGGAGTTTTCTTGGTTGATTGTCGCAGCTTGAAGAAGCATCTCTGCTGTCATCCTGCCCTGTCAGCTCGCTGACTTGCTGTGCAGTGCTTGCAGATAGTgctgactgcaaagaaaaaaatcaaaggaaaaaataaatggttGAATATGGAGGGAAGTAGAGATGAAAATATGCCCTTGtctagaaagaaaattaattggtCCTCATTTAAGTcttctaaaatgaaaactcaAATGAGGGCTGTTGAAGAAGGTAAAAACAGAACAAGGCTTTTAGTCTAACTTAggtaaatataaataatttgatGTAAAGCTTTTGTTTTGTCAGGACACTGCTGGCTCTGTCAAGCTTAGTGTCACAGTTGCTTATATGCTATTTTAAGTGTATATCTAAgtaatgactttttaaaatgtgtatatCTGACAAATTATGAACTGGTTTAAGCCATTTACCTTGTGAACTCTTGCTTTGAAGTACCTATTGAAATAGATGTATATGCTTTGTAAAAGACAGAACTAAAGAACCAAAGCATTTAGACTATGTGTATCCCATAAAGCCAAAAAGGTCAGGACTTCAGAAATACAGGAGAGATTATAATACAGTCTAGTAGTATTGGTCTGCGATACTTTAGGATTATGGAGTCTTTCAAATATTCACACTTTCCTATCACATCTGTTTATTGTGCTTATGTAACCACCTCACCCATCTTTTCAGAGGCtatgaaaaccagaaaagacTAACGTCCACATAAATGGTATATTTAGACATCAAAAATATGATTTAGAGAGACTTTTGTTGTCTGGATTCAAGAATGCAAAGTATAGAAGCTCTGCCTAGCCATTTGTAACTATCTTTTAAGGCTAAGCGTCACCTGGCATCACAAACTAGATGTCCATTTTCCTCTGCACCCTTGCAGATAACCTGTGTAGTTGTATGGTGGCTGTTGGTCACATCATTGGCAGCACAGAACTGAATAGCCCAAGCACCAAGTGCATGTCTTCAAGCCTGCATGGAAGGCTGATTTGACTTGATTGTCTTTCCCATGCCAGTGCCATAACTGAGCAGAAGAGTTACTAGTATCTTTCACAAGACATTAATATTGCATTGACTTGattttctgaaataatattAAGCAAGTGGCACTCATAAGAGTGCTATATTTgcaacttatttttctttaaaattttttgcCCTTCCTGCTGTTACACTGCAGTTGCAGAGCAGAGTTAGGGCTTTCTTTTGTGTGTTTAGTGTTCATCACCACTCTAAGGTGGCAAGTTTTTAAGACTTTCACaagtatttaattaaattttagaaGTTGCAACGTGAACTTGAAAATTTTCTGGATAAAAACATACATATGTTTCTAATTTTTAAGTTCATGCATTGAACTTGACTGCAAGCAGACCTTACTGTCTGCCACAGAATattttgagttggaaaggaTGTAGAAGGATCGAGTCCAACTCctaagtgaatggcccatacaggGATTGAGCCCATGACCTGGGCATTATTAGCACTGTGCTCTGATCaactgttattaattttttttttttaattgtggtGAAATATTAGAGTTGAGTAAGAGTAGGTGGAGAAAGGTGTAAGAACATGTAAAGAGATGCCTTTATACCATTCTTGGATCAATACATATGCTTTTTTAAAACTCTCCTGTATATGGCTGTAATGTGCAAAGTCTTACTAGTAATAACTTTTCCCTAGTTTGAACACATGGATTTAAACTCAGTCTAGTTGTATCCTAATTTCAGCACATTTAACCTGCTTGAGAGCACCCAGTGGTTTTGCACTATTGTAACTGATTACTTCTGAATACATTAGAGACTTTTTCTGGATATAAATAAATGATAAGTTGAAGCTCCTTTGAAACAGTGTATGGAAACTTCCGAGTTGCTTATGAGAGGATTATGAGGTGCTGTGGGTGTAGagccagctgagctgctgcagagcctgtTAGTGAGGGTGTAGGGCTGCACGTGGATGTGGCTGTGCTCTCAAAGTCAGCTTTATTGGGAAGGTAATATTTACTGCTTGCTTGATATGCCCACAGTGAGACTGCTTGAATGTTGGGCAGTAGACCTGGTGTGCCTGTTGTCTTCTGCTGTCCTGGTTCAGGTGGCCAGTGCAGAGACTTCCAAGCAGCTCTGTGAAAAGCTCAATATTCTATTTTAGTATTCTTCAAAAAAGTCTGAATATTGACTTAGTTATTTTGTCAGGGTGATGGACAAGTAAAAGTTCCTAGCTGTTAAGAGTGGCATAAGTAGAAAAGGCTTTGTTAGtgtttattaatttttgttatttaattGTATGTAACCCTTGAACATGAAAGAATATATTGTTCATTCATGATGCATCTGTTACCTGAAAATTTCCTGCACTATGGGGACGAAGGGGAGaaaagatttgatttttttttttaattggaaaattCCTACTGTTTCCAGCAATACAAATATTAATATTGTTTTCTATGTTTTGTTTCAGTGTGCCTCCTCCATCAGCTTCAAGTAAGATtttcaaatttgttttaaaagcaacattttttgGACTGTTGGGATATGGCTGCTACCGAATAGGTCACAGGACAGTTCAGTTTGTTCTCTCAATGCCAGCAACACAGAGCTATCTTCAGAGGCTGACAGAGGTGCCTCAGCAGTGAACAACAAGTAGAGGCTCTGTGTGAAGAAGGTGGCAGAGGAAAAGGTGATGGAGGCAGCGCATGAACTGAGCTGAAGAATGAGGATTCTAGTCAGAGCTGATCGATGCTGAGCAACACTCAATCACTCTATAATAAAGGATTTGATACTAAAGTTACACCAGCTATGATCTAAGTAATAGTTTTGATTCTTGACAGGTGTGTTGCATGAAACCAGATGATTCCAGTTTGAGGTAAAAGAAATGTGtatgcaaatatatatatattatatatgcaTACTATATACATGTATACTATATATATgcattatatataatatatatatatacacatatatataaaattgatGATGTAGTACAGGCAGTTTAAAGACTGTTTGTTCATGGCtccttttccagagaaaagaacaACACAAAGTAACCTAATTGACTACATCTCCTCTGAAGTTCAGGGACACTTGAGTgattctttgctttctttcttagGTATAATAATACCAAGTGTTTGTTTCTGGTGCCAGACACTTTTACACATAATTTAAAAGGACATCTTGTCAATGTATGTTTTATACCTAAAACATTTaggctttttttaaacttaagaGCTTTCCAGAAATTTCAGAATTGTACAGGCTGTCATACGTACATGGCTCAAATTTTTTACAAGCCTTACAGAAGAACAGGAATGTTGCCTTTAGATTGCATCCCTTGTTACCACCATCAGTTGAATTGTTTTTCTCCTGCATAGAGAAGGTATAGCCACCCCATCAGAATGCAATGTGGTTTGTGTCAGATGTTTACAGGACACTCTGTTCCTTTAGATTAGCTTATTTAAACTATACTAATTAGCCAAATTCTGCTGGTTCCAGTATTGTAAATTTAAGAGACTAGAACTACTGTAcaatttacttttgtttttcagacCTTTCATATTTGGCATAAAAAGCCTGGAATTAACCTGCCCCTTGTTTTTGctacatgaaaatattttatttatcaaTGTAATTTCTCGGTGGATGAATATTTTAATCTATTTAATAGGAAAGCAGtgtttaatttagtttttcaACCAAATGTAGCATTTTATTTGGATTACCTGATATTTATACATAGAATTAGGGGTACTACAGACtgctgttactttttttttttaattatctggAACACTCATCCATCTTCAatctatttatttctttttttgtttgtttgggttttttttttaatccaaggTTCATATTTCATTGGAGTTTTTTGGTATCTTCCCTTTTTACAGGATTGTCAGTGATTGTAAAATGCCCTTGGCAATCAGCTAGTCCTAGTTCAACAACACAGATAACACTGTCATATCGAAGTTAACCCGATGTATTTGAATGGGGAAGTCCTATTTGCTCCTCAGGCTCATATACAGTTGCTTATTGCTTAAAGTGAGATTTTtatctgtatttattttgggAATGAAAGATGGGAACCAGTATgtgaggcaggaggaggaaaaggtgatgatgtgttttgtgtttctttgtggtttttcaGTTGGTTCAATAAAATCCTGAAACCACTTTTAATAGGGTATATTTCCAAAGGCTTGTGTTGGAAATAGTTCCATACAGTCTTTTATTTGCTAAAACTATGTACATCTATCTTCTGTACAGTGTAGTCTTTTttgagcttttaaaattaaggtTCTGATGCTCCTCTCTTTGATGACACTGACTTTGCTGGGAGCTGGTCTGTCCATGCAACCTGATGCTTTTCTGCCTTGCTCTTTGAAAATTGTATGAGTTCCAGTGCAGCAAATTATTAAACTGCATGTTTATCTTAAACCTTACTGAATCTAACCTGATTCTGCAGAGGTCTTAAGATGATGCTAGGTGCTCTTCTTGGGCTGGGCCTTACAGGTGTCCAGGGAATAAACCTTAGCAAATGAGAATGACAGCAATTAATGCTTCTAGGTCACAAAGTGTAAATGATAATACAGAAAACAGTGGGGGCAGgtccttttattttctatttattagTCATTAAGAAACCACCAGCCATCTCTAGCAAGAGGAGAAGCCGCATTTGTAAACAATTTATAGAAGAGTGACTGCCTAAATTTTGAttcctgttttttaaaaacatttaatgtGTTGTTTACAATTAAGCAGTCCTATTTGAataattctattacattttatgtacatttttaaaagatgaaagCAAAAGCTTAATTTCACTCTTCTCCTGTCTTTACTGACATACCAAAATGTTGTTCTGTTGGTTGTTTTCTTGAGAATATTTAGCTGGTAGAATTaaatatatggatattttgcttTAAGTTATCTACAGATTTTTAAAGTATCTGCAGGTATTTTAAAAGCTCTGTAGATCTTTGATATCTATGCTCAGGTAATTTtacacaaaggaaaacaaatctaAGGTAAATTGTAGATAGGAGCCT
Protein-coding regions in this window:
- the TRABD gene encoding traB domain-containing protein isoform X2, which translates into the protein MKLQKRQKRPALPSTVTELDTEDGSKVYVVGTAHFSDSSKKDVVKTIQEVQPDVVVVELCQYRVSMLKMDEKTLLKEAKEINLEKLQQAIKQNGVMSGLMQMLLLKVSAHITEQLGMAPGGEFREAFKEASKVPFCKFHLGDRPIPVTFKRAIAALSFWQKVKLAWGLCFLSDPISKDDVEKCKQKDLLEQMMAEMIGEFPDLHRTIVSERDIYLTYMLKQAAKQIELPRASENEPRKYIPSVVVGVVGMGHVPGIEKNWNSDLKIQEIMSVPPPSASSKIFKFVLKATFFGLLGYGCYRIGHRTVQFVLSMPATQSYLQRLTEVPQQ
- the TRABD gene encoding traB domain-containing protein isoform X1; protein product: MQEEQQPEAAADPMSSSDAPEDGPKETSSISQNISDADAFKILLEMKLQKRQKRPALPSTVTELDTEDGSKVYVVGTAHFSDSSKKDVVKTIQEVQPDVVVVELCQYRVSMLKMDEKTLLKEAKEINLEKLQQAIKQNGVMSGLMQMLLLKVSAHITEQLGMAPGGEFREAFKEASKVPFCKFHLGDRPIPVTFKRAIAALSFWQKVKLAWGLCFLSDPISKDDVEKCKQKDLLEQMMAEMIGEFPDLHRTIVSERDIYLTYMLKQAAKQIELPRASENEPRKYIPSVVVGVVGMGHVPGIEKNWNSDLKIQEIMSVPPPSASSKIFKFVLKATFFGLLGYGCYRIGHRTVQFVLSMPATQSYLQRLTEVPQQ